DNA from Nymphaea colorata isolate Beijing-Zhang1983 chromosome 4, ASM883128v2, whole genome shotgun sequence:
aggaggaggagtggTCGGACTTTCAAATTCGCAGATCTAAACCCGAGCTAGGTGGAAGATGTCATGGTTTCCGGGCATTTATAGCTTCGGATTCAAGATCCTAGCGATTGAGGAATGGTGAATTTGAGATCAAGTCCTCCCCCTTCTTATCTTAAATCCGatgttttttaaatacaaataaGCAAAGTAAGGATCTTAATTAAGTCCTTAGTTAGATGAACCACGGATTTTAGCATGGATCCTTGATTTGAGAATCGTGAACTTAAGAACCTTACTTTActtatttgcattaaaaaaggatcagatttaagatcagaccttctgatcttaaatctgagGTTTTCTTAATGCAAACAAGTAAAATAAGGCTCTTAAATGTCAAACCTAAGATCCTGATGAACCGTGAATTTTACCATTGATCTTTTGCTATATCAATAAAAGCATGCTATATTagatccatgaatttcaaaaaaaaaagaaggaagaaataaTTGTGTTTATAAGTTTAATTATAGAGgaagaaataaatttaaaaactaaggAAATCAAAGGATTGAATTAGATTATATTGTActtggatgaggaagaaggaaagaaagagaaaggaaaataagcaAATGGATAATTCCAATCgctctaaaaatgaaaagattggaaggaaaataaataagtattttagaaaaacaaatttgtttaatttaatgcttcccctttttttctcccttctttctcAAGTATCAGACCCACCCATTTTTTGTCCTCATTTGATGCTAATTTGGCCAATTACCTTAGTCATCAAAGGAAAAGAATTACCTTATTTATACTagtaaggaaagaaaaaaatatatgactATAGCTGAATTGGTAAGAAAATTCTGAatgagttcaagctcaagaGTTTATGACTTGAGTGAGGAAAAGCTAGACTTCCAAATTAAGAGCTTTACCatagctaatatatatatatatatatataacattagtCTAACCATAGCTAAAAGCTTCACAATTACAATATAATTTCGGCTTTTCCCCTCTATTTTCTCAAATCGTTTTGGTTTACAAGGAGTCTTGTTTTAGAAAACCCTAAGCTTTAAGATATGTAAGCGCATAAGTAGACGGGTCTTTGCATGCAAGTGAAGCCGGAAGACTGCTCTCTACTTTGGTTATCTACCAATAAAAAATGGTACACCAAAGGCAAAGCCACTCCCTTTTCTTCGGTCCTTTGGAACCAAGCTGTTGCAAGCACCTCGACAGTCTTACAGTATACActtcaacttgagtgtcgtGTATGTCCAATTCAGAAAAGTAGCATCCTTGGCAATTAAACTGAATCATATAtatcaatgaatcagattcgaATCAGAGTGTACCCTTAAGTTTGTTATATCCAATTTATTGGATGTTTACATATACGTATcgaatttagattcaaatgcaaatgaaaaatatatgtacatactaTAACTGAATTGGACCTGTAGATTCAACATCCAAATTCGATGTCTTTAACTGTATTCCAACTTCATCATGGCATGTAAAGATGGATGGTAGTTATAGGAAAAGTTAACTGGTCATATTGATACTTGTTACCTGAGCGgataattatttaaaagagaatCTGGATTTGAATCCGATTGAGCGGCGCAATATCCGATTCTGAAATAGATGTTTGACCTACCCAATCGCTTTGCTTGGCTGCGTAGCCCTCCATAAGATCAGgctatatatttaaaatttgtaGATTCATATTATTTGATATAGTACCCTCATTAGATACTAGGCACGATTAAATGAATGACAAGACATTATATTTAGTTTTTGTATATCTACCGCGTACATTAATGACTAAATTGGCTTATGTACACGAATGTAAAACGTTCAAATTTTATAccatttttgacaataacaaaattaaatgtGTAAATCAAATTGTTAACTAAAGATACTTCAAAATTGGTACTCTTGGCATTGTTGAAGTAAAGAGCttgcttgggggttaggccccctacctttattccaacaaaatggaTATGTACAAGGGAAGGCCAGAAAGGACCTCAACAATACGCACAAAGGATTGACCCAACCCTTCACAAAAAATTGAGGACAACCATATCCTACGGTCTATGcatattcattttcaaatcaGCAAAATAATCATGAGTATCACTGGCATGTTCCATAATTAAACGACCTATGTCAACAGTCGCAGCCCCCTGCTTTACAGTAAGACGCATGTGAACATTTTGAAGACACCCATTCCAGCAAAAATGTAGTCTTCTACCTTCCAGTTGTTGTCGAGTTTTCCTTACCCACTCTTTAGTGGGGGAGACAATAACATAGTCACCTCCATAATCTTTATGAAAACTAAGTATGCGTTCCAAGACAGTCCATTCTCCTTCGTGCATCCTACCGCGCACGTTAATAATGACGGCACAACCCATTTGTCCATCATCTCCATAACTTAATCCCGCGATTTTAGGACCCTGCCGAGTGGAGGCGCTAACAATATTAATTAACATCCCCTCTCTTGGCATTGTTGTCTCTAGAATATGACCTAGATCGAAGAtgttctggattttttttttttatatttccatATATTccacatttatttcaaattaacAAAGACAACTTAAAAAGCTGATGCATAATCTAAAGGTCATCGTTTGCCCATTTTAAGATGGAGATGCATATCTCCAATCAAAGACAGGTGGCCACCATTCATCCACTAGTGAAGtcgaaatttttttctattgggggcactcattcaatacccataatttttttggtgcactataacaatcaaatatgtcaaaacattaacatatatattaaactaattttgtaagAATGGTATGGGCAACTACCGACACCAGCCACCATATGGCTACACCATTACATTCATCTATGACCTCTGACCTAACAAGATTGAACAGTTCAGGTTGCTCGAAGTTGTCGATGTTTGGcactttcacacacacacatatatatatatatatatattctaatcAGCCTAACACTAGATGTTGTTGAATGACTAAATAAAGATGCTCTAAATGAACCCAGGATTCAATCACGTATGTTGGATCAGCGATGCAAACACATAGATAGGGCTGTACAAAGGAGTCGAGTCAACTCAATCTCAAGCTCAACCGGAAACTAGAGCTTAGAATCGAATCAAGTTCCAGTTATATGAACTCGATTCAATTAAACTAGAGTAAGCTTGTTTAATCTACTACgttatctctttgttttttgtttttgaggaAAAAGGTCAAGTCAAACGAAGAGTTGGTAAACAAGATTAAATGAATCGAGGTCGAGCCAGAGCTTGGCCTATCGAGTGGAGCTCAAGCTGAGCAATATACAAGTTGAGTCAAGCTCTGCTGCTCGTGTACAGTCCTAGACATAGAACAGCCACCAACTGAATTTGCCACACAATCACGCAAGGGATGTGAGCAACATTTTAACTTcgtcaatataaaaattaataaaataatcatGAAACATCTATATAAAATAAGAGAATTTGGAtaggctagtgtgggcaattgcccacatgaaGCCAAACGTGCCTCCGCCATTGGATGCATTCCTCTATCCAAATATATTCTTATACAACCACCTGTCCCTTGTTAGTCAAAACATGTGGCAGCCTTGAGAGGGATGATGAAATGCATTTAGGTTGATCAGCAGGTAGTCTTCATCACAAACAAATGCAGGGGACCCAAATTGCTTTGAAGTTATCCACCCACCCACCAAGAATAATTCAATTCTAAATCAGCCTGTCAATTCCTGACTCAACCTCACCAAATAATCTTGCAATTCTTTTTGCATCCTCTCCGAAAATATtacacaagcaaaaaaaaaaaaattgtataggAAATTGAAATTGGATCAAATACCAAGTAGCTTAATTGGGTCCGATGTCGGATTggaatgcaaagaaaaaaaaatacaaaactgaAATTGAAATATACATCTATCATGTACCAAATTATAATTTGATGgtaatcaaattttgatttttcttatcGAACTTGACTAGGTACTTGAATTCCAAAGTCTACCACTGACACGAAtattagaaattgaaaaaagagaaaatcctTCATATTCGTGTCTCTAATTAAGCCATGTTGATCCACAACATACAACAGAAAAGCCAAATAAATATGAACGGAACAATTGGCGTCAGCGGTCTCAGTTCGATTCCCATGGTCGTCAATCGTCACTCTTCCCCAGCCAACTTAGAATTTGAGATCTCGAGATGAAAATTTTAACGAAAACAGGTTTGAATTAAAAGCAATACAATTCAAACTTGAGCGTTAAAAATGGAACttgtttttgcaaaattttcaacattaaaaaatggaaattcaGGAAACAAAAATGTATTTCCAAGAAAGCCaccaatttaaaattataaattttgagaggaaaaggaaaacggCGTCTACAAGATTGAGGCCTCGAGGTAAGAAGGCAATCCGCCGGACCACCGGCCTGCAGAAGGCACATGAATGCGCGGAGAGAGCGAAGCAGTCAGAccagaagcagcagcagcagcagcggatTCAGCCTTTTCAAGGCCGCACAATTTGGCAAGGACCACACAAGAACTGATGGCCGACCTGTCCGGCTGTCCCACACGCCCTCGAAGTCGATCTCCAGACTCATCACCATCATCAATCTGCTGCGACAATGACTGATTTGCCCTTGAGAGGGACACCGGAACGGGGTGCACGTCTTGTGCAGGAACGTTTCTGTGCAGAACGGAATCTCAGGGGGACGCTTCGTTCggtttttatatatgtattcttcTGAGTCGCGCAATTGGGTGATGGGCGCGGGACTCGCAGCATTTATGCTCCGCCACCGCCGTCTCTCTCTACCGTCTCCAGACGGCCATCAATGCGCGCACCCGCCTCATTAATTCCCGATTGGTAAAAGCGAGTTCGGACCAGACGCGCATTAAATTCGCCACGCCACGCCCATTATGACTCTGTCCCCTCCCGGAAACCGCCGTCTCCGTCGGCGGAGCACCGTTTTCCGCCGCCGCATTCCCCGGTGTCGCTCCACCGCTGGGCCGACTAAGTTGAAGATAAAAGGTGCATATGACGGGCTACAGCTTTTGGGAGTTCTAGCGCCGGTTGAACCTCTCGGGGGACAAGAGAGCTTCGGGATCCCCGGACCTCAATCGGCTGGAGGAGAAAGCGACCACGGACCTGACGAACATTGGGCTCGTCATCGACTTGCAGCGCCGGGACGAGGAGGACGACGCGCCACCGTGGACGCGCGACTCGGAGAGGGGGAAGAAGCCGGTGAGGGACGAGGTGCTGCGGCGCCGGAAGAAAGGCGACTTGAGGGACCGGAAGGAAAAGACCGACGGCTTTAGGCAGAAGGGAGACGGGCGCTTCGCCCAGAAGCCGCTGCCGACTCCGCCCCTCCGGTACCTCCACGGCGACGCCGTCGTGGCCTCCAGGACGAGACGCTCCGTCGCGAGGTTGCTTTCGAACCCGAAGGAGTACGATCTTTTCAGGAACCCGGAGCTCCGGCCTGTCGCTGGGACTGTTGCTTCGTCTCCGAAGTCGTTTTTGGTCGTGTCAGGCGAGGCCGCGGCGCTGGAGAAGGGCGACGCCCGCGCCTCCGACGCTGCTGGATCGGGCCTTATCTCGGCCTCGATGATGATGTCTCGGAGGAGGCTGTCGTCGAGGCTGGGGCGTATCCGGGCCGCCATGACCGGAATGAAGGGGGAATTCGAGCGGAATATTCCGGCACGGCAGAGGGGGCAGTTGGCGTGGGACCGCAGCCAGATGTCAATGCAATCGACGTGGAAAGCGTGGTGGCATCCTGGAAGAACACGAAGATAGTCGCCGGAGTCGAATTCCAGAAGGCAGACGGCGCAATCGTGGCTGCCGTCGAGGAACCGCTTCCCTTTGGTGAAGACGCGGAGAGGAATCGTCTTGATCGCAGACTCGTCGAGTCCGTAGGAGGAAAGCGCCGCATGGAAGAAGGGCGACGAGTCGGGGGACGGGGAGCCGCCGAAGCCGTCGTCGGAGGGCGCCGATGGCCTCCGCCGGAGAAGCTGGTGGAGGCGCGCGATGGCGGGCAGAAGATACTTGGAGATGAGGCGGGAGTAAGCGACGACGAGGAACGCGGTGGCGACGACCGCCATCATGGCGATGAGCGGAGGACTGAGCTCCGGCGGTGGCCTGCTAACGGGAGCGGCTGTCGGCGTAGCCGCCGGCGGCCACACGAAATCGTATTCCGGCCGATACCCAGCGttcatccttctctctctaaaatctcgTTTTGCTTCCGCCACTAATAAAACTCCCCTCTCAGTGCTCTcactctcctctctccctctctggccGGCACGTGTGAGAGGTGGAGCATCCCTTCGGCTCAACTGTTGGCACGAACGACATCTGCCGCGGGAATACGTCATACGTGGCCTCCTAGTCAACGCCACAGTCAAAGGCTCGGGATGACCACGTTTTGCCGATCAAAAggaatcaagatccaaaatcagatctggatccaatccAATGTTCGGGTACGGGTCGGAGGAGTCTTCGCGAGACCTTCTCCTCGTTGGGCGTTGTGCCTTCATCAGGTGGCGTTTCGGTGTCAGAGTCCAAATTTGATCCAAGCCCGAGGAAGTACGATTCTACTCTCAAGTCCAGATCGGGCTAACTCGGATCCGTTTAGGACGGTGGCGTCATGTTTGAGTTTAGATGcgtcttctttctccttttttagtTTTGACTCGAGATGCGAAGGGGCTGGACCAGATGAAAAGTGACTGATTTGATCGGGTGACGAACTCGACCCGACCCGTTGACGACGGCAAAGTGGGGAGACAGGCGACAGATGAGATAGGTTACGTAATTTGCATCGGGGGTTGAGTAGACTTGGAAGGAGTGAATACGCCGCGATTCTCAAGGGAAATTAATTTTCGAAGGAGTTATTATGGTGCTCATCCTCTTTGAAATCAATAGTAAGTCCTCGAATCTTTCAACCGCATTGTTTCTGtaaattctttattttatttgcgACAATTCGACGTAACGGGAAAGTTTCGCAGATGAACAACATCGTCAGTCATTTTGGATCCGGATTACATTTCAAACCTACTGCGAGCTTCAATGA
Protein-coding regions in this window:
- the LOC116252775 gene encoding RING-H2 finger protein ATL65 is translated as MTYSRGRCRSCQQLSRRDAPPLTRAGQRGREESESTERGVLLVAEAKRDFRERRMNAGYRPEYDFVWPPAATPTAAPVSRPPPELSPPLIAMMAVVATAFLVVAYSRLISKYLLPAIARLHQLLRRRPSAPSDDGFGGSPSPDSSPFFHAALSSYGLDESAIKTIPLRVFTKGKRFLDGSHDCAVCLLEFDSGDYLRVLPGCHHAFHVDCIDIWLRSHANCPLCRAGIFRSNSPFIPVMAARIRPSLDDSLLRDIIIEAEIRPDPAASEARASPFSSAAASPDTTKNDFGDEATVPATGRSSGFLKRSYSFGFESNLATERLVLEATTASPWRYRRGGVGSGFWAKRPSPFCLKPSVFSFRSLKSPFFRRRSTSSLTGFFPLSESRVHGGASSSSSRRCKSMTSPMFVRSVVAFSSSRLRSGDPEALLSPERFNRR